In Gulosibacter molinativorax, a single window of DNA contains:
- a CDS encoding aminoacyl-tRNA deacylase — protein sequence MSTNPDLDPNNNPAVAAIQASGLPHSIREHGRASSLREAAEQRGITPRELIKSMVIKDSRGVYSVVLVPGDRVIAWAKLRKLLSVNKAAMPPQGEAEEITGFARGTITPFGTKSALPIIADERIPEGPISIGGGAHSVAFYLNGSDLLDHFGAVRLDITDPDPSFEN from the coding sequence ATGAGCACGAACCCAGACCTCGATCCAAATAACAATCCGGCAGTCGCAGCGATCCAGGCCTCGGGGCTCCCGCACAGCATCCGCGAACACGGCCGCGCGAGCTCGCTGCGCGAGGCGGCCGAACAGCGTGGCATCACCCCGCGCGAGCTCATCAAGTCGATGGTGATTAAGGACTCGCGGGGCGTGTACTCGGTCGTACTCGTGCCCGGCGATCGCGTGATCGCGTGGGCGAAGCTGCGAAAGCTCCTCAGCGTCAACAAGGCGGCGATGCCGCCGCAGGGCGAGGCGGAGGAGATAACCGGCTTCGCACGCGGCACGATCACCCCGTTCGGCACGAAGTCGGCGCTGCCGATCATCGCCGATGAGCGCATCCCGGAAGGCCCGATCTCGATCGGCGGCGGGGCGCACTCGGTGGCGTTCTACCTCAATGGCAGCGATCTGCTCGACCACTTCGGCGCGGTGCGGCTCGACATCACCGATCCCGATCCGAGCTTCGAAAACTGA
- a CDS encoding DUF6320 domain-containing protein: MARCEACNVEIEGSWAHCPLCGNVVTGSPAPSPLPAIPLSFSRRRILRALFLISLAIILASFAAQLFFSHEFANIGVARSIWLGLTALWLVVLTAARKRRNLAKSTVYLVILVSLICVYWDFLTGWHGWALTYTVPILCASAIVALLVTVRLMRIESGEHIVYSGLTVLLGLLPIGFVAFGWVTTPWPSIICGALSLVALVIIQVFGGRAVRRELGKRLHL; this comes from the coding sequence ATGGCACGGTGCGAGGCCTGCAACGTCGAGATCGAGGGCAGCTGGGCGCACTGCCCGCTCTGCGGCAACGTGGTGACGGGCTCCCCCGCACCGAGCCCGCTCCCCGCGATTCCCCTGAGCTTCTCGCGCCGACGCATCCTGCGCGCGCTCTTTCTCATTTCGCTCGCGATCATCCTCGCGTCGTTCGCCGCGCAGCTGTTCTTCAGCCACGAGTTCGCCAACATCGGCGTGGCTCGTTCCATCTGGCTCGGCCTCACCGCGCTGTGGCTCGTGGTGCTCACGGCGGCGCGCAAGCGTCGCAATCTCGCGAAAAGCACCGTGTACCTCGTGATCCTCGTCAGCCTGATCTGCGTCTACTGGGACTTCCTCACCGGCTGGCACGGCTGGGCGCTGACCTACACCGTGCCGATCCTCTGCGCGTCCGCGATCGTGGCGCTGCTCGTCACGGTGCGGCTCATGCGCATCGAGTCGGGCGAGCACATCGTCTACTCGGGGCTCACCGTCCTGCTCGGCCTGCTTCCAATCGGCTTCGTCGCCTTTGGCTGGGTCACAACGCCCTGGCCCTCGATTATCTGCGGCGCGCTCAGCCTCGTTGCGCTCGTGATCATCCAGGTATTCGGCGGGCGGGCGGTGCGCCGCGAGCTCGGCAAACGGCTGCACCTCTAG
- a CDS encoding class I SAM-dependent methyltransferase — MTTPAPQENVWLAAVRNNPDHAKNYAQRWRNFEAQGRDIYGEARLIDAMADRGSRILDAGCGTGRIGGWLAERGHQVVGVDLDEHLISVAREDHPQAEWEVGNLARLALDDETGDLREFDIIVSAGNVLTFLAESERLPALQRMRGHLAPFGRLVVGFGAGRGYEFVDFAADAYRAGLELEQHYSTWQLHPPADDFMVAVLGAIPVPPEQDE, encoded by the coding sequence ATGACCACTCCAGCACCGCAGGAAAACGTGTGGCTCGCCGCCGTTCGCAATAACCCCGACCACGCGAAGAACTACGCCCAGCGCTGGCGCAACTTCGAGGCGCAGGGGCGCGATATCTACGGCGAGGCGCGCCTCATTGACGCGATGGCCGACCGCGGCAGCCGCATCCTGGATGCCGGATGCGGCACCGGACGCATCGGCGGCTGGCTCGCCGAGCGCGGGCATCAGGTCGTCGGCGTGGACCTCGACGAGCACCTGATCTCGGTGGCGCGCGAGGACCACCCGCAGGCTGAGTGGGAGGTGGGCAACCTCGCCCGGCTCGCGCTCGACGACGAGACCGGCGACCTGCGCGAGTTCGACATCATTGTCAGCGCGGGTAACGTCCTGACCTTCCTCGCGGAGAGCGAACGGCTCCCGGCCCTGCAGCGGATGCGCGGCCACCTCGCCCCGTTCGGTCGCCTCGTCGTCGGCTTCGGTGCCGGCCGCGGCTACGAGTTCGTCGATTTCGCGGCGGATGCGTACCGCGCCGGGCTCGAACTCGAGCAGCACTACTCGACGTGGCAGCTGCATCCACCCGCCGATGACTTCATGGTCGCCGTCCTGGGCGCCATTCCGGTGCCGCCTGAACAGGACGAGTAG